One Ethanoligenens harbinense YUAN-3 genomic window carries:
- a CDS encoding GGDEF domain-containing protein: MFKFVDRIIQRGLSLRDVLASSDLYLRLALQNACLCALVTHLLFLIFFACTQVWSLLLVNVGSVGCYALCLLLTLKKRYALAGSILSMEIVLYTLIACLVTGSGDYLLLCMFLDLMVQLMIPYRSIRFRAILTCLFLPYLIFLLFLNERIQPLVDLGRAHVYLSVVLVACTFVAICIGGLLLPRVQSSINYRIRRQIAELQNEAYLDPLTHLHNRRYADIVFKKLLEFNDGGNWYAALLDIDDFKVINDVYGHLAGDLVLKTLSDVVQQKLRVSDFAFRWGGEEFLLLVKGSAPEETAHILERIRQAMEDTEVLFEQHPIRFTVTIGADAFDIRDPLSSINHCDQKMYMGKRGGKNRVVF, from the coding sequence ATGTTTAAATTTGTTGACCGCATCATCCAGCGCGGTTTATCTTTACGCGACGTGCTGGCCAGCAGCGACCTCTACCTCCGGCTGGCGTTGCAGAACGCATGCCTGTGCGCGCTCGTCACCCACCTGCTGTTCCTGATTTTTTTCGCATGCACGCAGGTCTGGAGCCTGCTGCTCGTCAATGTGGGGAGCGTCGGCTGCTATGCGCTCTGTCTCCTGCTAACCCTCAAAAAACGTTACGCGCTCGCGGGCAGCATCCTTTCCATGGAAATCGTCCTGTATACGCTCATCGCCTGCCTGGTAACGGGAAGCGGGGATTATCTGCTCCTGTGCATGTTTCTGGACCTGATGGTGCAGTTGATGATCCCCTACCGGTCCATCCGCTTCCGGGCAATCCTGACATGCCTGTTTTTACCCTACCTGATTTTTCTGCTGTTTCTGAACGAACGCATCCAGCCGCTGGTGGATCTGGGCCGGGCGCATGTATATCTGAGCGTGGTGCTGGTGGCCTGCACGTTTGTCGCCATCTGCATCGGGGGTCTGCTGCTCCCGCGGGTACAGTCATCCATCAATTACCGCATCCGACGGCAAATCGCGGAACTGCAGAACGAAGCGTATCTCGACCCGCTGACCCATCTGCACAATCGCCGGTATGCGGACATCGTCTTTAAAAAACTGCTGGAATTCAACGACGGCGGCAACTGGTATGCCGCACTTCTAGACATCGACGATTTCAAGGTCATCAACGACGTTTACGGCCACCTGGCGGGCGACCTGGTACTGAAAACACTGTCCGACGTCGTGCAGCAGAAACTGCGTGTCAGCGACTTTGCGTTCCGCTGGGGCGGTGAGGAATTCCTGCTGCTCGTGAAAGGCAGCGCCCCCGAGGAAACCGCCCACATCCTCGAGCGTATCCGCCAGGCGATGGAGGACACGGAGGTCCTCTTCGAGCAACATCCCATCCGTTTCACCGTGACCATCGGCGCGGATGCGTTTGATATACGCGACCCTCTGTCCAGCATCAACCACTGCGATCAGAAAATGTATATGGGGAAACGCGGCGGCAAAAACCGGGTCGTTTTCTGA